The following proteins come from a genomic window of Sphaerisporangium rubeum:
- a CDS encoding NAD(P)/FAD-dependent oxidoreductase has protein sequence MTRYDIAVIGAGVVGASTARLLADQGASVCVLDAGARGGRGSRAAAGVGVPSVRLLADPVMLGFAEAGRKQLLADLDELTGNDPGRLRTEAGVIRVVRTPQHREELETAAAGHPGYLGEWLEGERLTATEPLLSIAKIHGAYFDPTGLVMDADGYVTLLQQAAVAAGAQLRLGTQVFGVESSASGVQLRTQDGAIEADRVVVAAGAWSGAIPGLTPLPVRPLRGQMLRLDATVTLRHVVSGSVYAAPSRSGTVVVGATEENAGFAESVTPEGLLVLTAFLGRMLPRLASGTLRDAWSGLRATAPGGRPLIGTVPGDDRVIAATGHGGQGILTGGLTGRAVAGYLATGDDEWVRAFTPALERG, from the coding sequence ATGACCCGATACGACATCGCCGTCATCGGCGCCGGAGTGGTGGGTGCGTCCACCGCGCGCCTGCTCGCCGACCAAGGCGCCTCGGTATGTGTGCTCGACGCCGGTGCGCGCGGCGGACGCGGCTCGCGCGCCGCGGCAGGCGTCGGGGTGCCGTCGGTGCGCCTGCTCGCCGACCCGGTGATGCTCGGCTTCGCCGAGGCCGGCCGCAAGCAGTTGCTCGCCGACCTGGACGAGCTCACGGGGAACGACCCCGGCAGGCTGCGCACCGAGGCCGGGGTGATCCGGGTGGTGCGGACACCGCAGCACCGTGAGGAGCTGGAGACCGCCGCCGCCGGCCACCCCGGCTACCTCGGCGAGTGGCTGGAAGGCGAGCGGCTGACCGCCACCGAGCCGCTGCTGAGCATCGCCAAGATCCACGGCGCGTACTTCGACCCCACCGGCCTGGTGATGGACGCCGACGGTTACGTCACGCTGCTCCAGCAGGCCGCCGTCGCCGCCGGCGCGCAGCTGCGGCTCGGCACCCAGGTGTTCGGCGTCGAGTCGTCGGCGAGCGGTGTTCAGCTGCGCACGCAGGACGGCGCCATCGAGGCCGACCGGGTCGTCGTCGCCGCCGGCGCGTGGTCCGGCGCCATCCCCGGCCTCACACCGTTGCCGGTCCGTCCGCTGCGCGGCCAGATGCTGCGCCTGGACGCCACCGTCACCCTGCGGCACGTCGTGTCCGGTTCGGTGTACGCCGCGCCGAGCAGGTCCGGCACGGTCGTCGTCGGCGCCACCGAGGAGAACGCGGGCTTCGCCGAGTCGGTGACCCCCGAGGGCCTGCTGGTGCTGACCGCGTTCCTCGGCCGCATGCTGCCGCGCCTCGCCTCCGGCACCCTGCGCGATGCCTGGAGCGGCCTGCGCGCCACCGCGCCTGGCGGCCGTCCCCTGATCGGCACGGTTCCCGGCGACGACCGCGTGATCGCCGCCACCGGTCACGGCGGCCAGGGCATCCTCACCGGGGGGCTCACCGGACGCGCCGTCGCCGGTTACCTCGCCACCGGTGACGACGAGTGGGTGAGAGCGTTCACCCCGGCGCTGGAGCGCGGGTGA
- a CDS encoding lantibiotic dehydratase, with amino-acid sequence MSAVEEHLSAGAPRWELHPSFILRSTGFPFAVLDRVSFPRTAALIDAALDAEDAVAHAAAEAVAHLRDHDGVTDGRLRRRLWKSLSRHRPLPAGEGEDADAATRALLARYTVALETREQAWEAARAGLAAELPVRREALRDAAADERFQEAVWLSSPQMYERGLRGHVAGDLTGPRTGRVRSLERQIAGYLQRVAAKNETASFFGPINYGDFSSPGAERPRGGTVTRRHAYVAYWVVRALADRIAQEPSVRPHLRPRLSPLATVSVAAPVAGPAPGSPPAGARVEVTLARSRTVRVTGRAAEVLPLVDGLRDAAELARLTGAPVAEVVAALDRLAGARLLTFGLDLPVTEPRALEALFGRVAELPGDCAAREEWLGHLTALRATQQEFAQAGFSRRQDLLDDLERTVAGLTGLEPRREGGRLYADRLVITEECLGDATPLRLGGAVLDRLTAELGPVLDLLAAAAIGSHAALTATATTALGLTEGGRVPLTRYLADPWPERPVPPVPPARWRTLIEEKAAGGEPVVLDPADVAVPPDTLAGQALVCSPDVMIVARDLDAVRAGDFTLVLAESHDTALMWGWALQFAEDPAAAQAEVAALLDRLDTTHPLANMLTAKRAKIVPFEFPGPTVEAAQPSHRTDGRTIPAGQVDVVARDGRLLLAAPGHDGFLLYNGELDSPAHNVLAPPRVRPVAFGGDDGARHVPRVTVGRTVIQRERWLVARDELTPDSPPGTPGEESAFALFVAVRRAVRRHGLPRWSFVKIPGERKPVLLDTESLFLAELVAHLGEPGSDLTLSEMLPGPGDLWLPGPDGAHCAELRLVAARAVPLPRESAAAPVLQTAGVPG; translated from the coding sequence GTGAGCGCGGTGGAGGAGCACCTGTCCGCCGGCGCACCCCGCTGGGAGCTGCATCCGTCGTTCATCCTGCGCAGCACCGGGTTTCCGTTCGCCGTGCTCGACCGCGTCTCCTTCCCGCGTACGGCCGCGCTGATCGACGCGGCACTCGACGCCGAGGACGCGGTGGCGCACGCGGCGGCGGAGGCCGTGGCGCACCTGCGCGACCACGACGGGGTGACCGACGGCCGGCTGCGGCGCAGGCTGTGGAAGAGCCTGTCGCGGCACCGGCCGCTGCCGGCCGGGGAAGGTGAGGACGCCGACGCCGCGACCCGTGCGCTGCTCGCGCGGTACACGGTGGCACTGGAGACGCGTGAGCAGGCGTGGGAGGCGGCCCGTGCGGGACTCGCCGCCGAGCTGCCGGTGCGGCGTGAGGCGCTGCGGGACGCCGCGGCGGACGAACGGTTCCAGGAAGCGGTGTGGTTGTCCAGCCCTCAGATGTACGAACGGGGGCTGCGCGGCCACGTCGCCGGGGACCTCACCGGCCCGCGCACCGGCAGGGTGCGGTCGCTGGAACGCCAGATCGCCGGGTACCTGCAGCGGGTCGCCGCCAAGAACGAGACCGCGTCGTTCTTCGGCCCCATCAACTACGGCGACTTCAGCTCCCCAGGCGCGGAACGGCCCCGCGGCGGCACGGTGACCCGGCGGCACGCCTACGTCGCCTACTGGGTGGTGCGCGCGCTCGCCGACCGGATCGCACAGGAGCCGTCGGTACGTCCTCATCTGCGGCCCCGCCTGTCCCCGCTCGCCACCGTGTCGGTCGCGGCACCGGTCGCGGGGCCGGCCCCGGGCTCCCCTCCGGCCGGTGCGCGTGTCGAGGTCACCTTGGCGCGCAGCCGCACGGTGCGCGTCACCGGACGGGCCGCCGAGGTGCTGCCGCTGGTGGACGGCCTGCGGGACGCCGCCGAGCTGGCCCGCCTGACCGGCGCACCGGTCGCCGAGGTCGTGGCCGCGCTGGACCGGCTCGCCGGAGCACGGTTGCTGACGTTCGGCCTGGACCTGCCGGTCACCGAGCCGCGCGCGCTGGAAGCCCTGTTCGGCCGGGTCGCGGAGCTGCCGGGAGACTGCGCGGCACGCGAGGAGTGGCTCGGACACCTGACCGCGTTGCGTGCCACGCAGCAGGAGTTCGCGCAGGCCGGCTTCTCCCGCCGCCAGGACCTGCTCGACGACCTTGAGCGGACGGTGGCCGGTCTCACCGGGCTCGAACCCCGGCGCGAAGGCGGCCGCCTGTACGCGGACCGGCTGGTGATCACCGAGGAGTGCCTCGGTGACGCCACCCCGCTCAGGCTCGGCGGCGCCGTGCTCGACCGGCTCACCGCCGAGCTCGGCCCCGTGCTCGACCTGCTGGCCGCCGCCGCGATCGGCTCGCACGCCGCGCTGACCGCGACCGCCACGACCGCGCTCGGCCTGACGGAAGGCGGTCGCGTCCCGCTGACCCGGTACCTGGCCGACCCCTGGCCGGAGCGGCCCGTGCCGCCGGTGCCTCCGGCCCGGTGGCGCACGCTGATCGAGGAGAAGGCGGCAGGCGGCGAGCCGGTCGTGCTCGACCCGGCGGACGTCGCGGTGCCGCCGGACACGCTGGCCGGACAGGCGCTGGTCTGCTCGCCGGACGTCATGATCGTGGCACGGGACCTGGACGCCGTCAGAGCGGGGGACTTCACCCTCGTGCTGGCCGAGTCGCACGACACCGCCTTGATGTGGGGGTGGGCCCTGCAGTTCGCCGAGGACCCCGCCGCCGCGCAGGCCGAGGTGGCGGCGTTGCTCGACCGGCTGGACACGACCCACCCGCTGGCGAACATGCTCACCGCCAAACGCGCGAAGATCGTGCCGTTCGAGTTCCCCGGCCCCACCGTGGAGGCCGCGCAGCCGAGCCACCGCACCGACGGCCGCACCATCCCCGCCGGTCAGGTGGACGTCGTGGCGCGAGACGGCAGGCTGCTGCTCGCCGCGCCTGGTCACGACGGCTTCCTGCTGTACAACGGCGAGCTGGACTCCCCGGCGCACAACGTGCTGGCCCCGCCTCGGGTGCGGCCGGTCGCGTTCGGCGGCGACGACGGCGCGCGGCACGTTCCCCGTGTCACGGTCGGCCGCACCGTGATCCAGCGTGAGCGGTGGCTCGTGGCCCGCGACGAGCTCACCCCGGACTCCCCGCCTGGCACCCCCGGCGAGGAGTCGGCGTTCGCGCTGTTCGTGGCGGTGCGCCGCGCGGTACGCCGGCACGGGCTGCCACGCTGGTCGTTCGTCAAGATCCCCGGAGAGCGCAAGCCGGTGCTGCTGGACACCGAGAGCCTGTTCCTCGCCGAACTCGTCGCGCATCTCGGCGAGCCCGGCAGTGATCTGACCCTTTCCGAGATGCTTCCCGGCCCCGGCGACCTGTGGCTCCCCGGACCGGACGGCGCGCACTGCGCGGAACTGCGCCTGGTCGCGGCACGCGCCGTCCCCCTGCCGCGGGAAAGCGCGGCGGCCCCGGTGCTCCAGACGGCCGGGGTACCCGGATGA
- a CDS encoding TldD/PmbA family protein, producing MSTPLVDGDAAVRLAATAGTGRRAEVFAESWVLSRVVAEQDGLRLGQRRREGMGLSLVTERGVHHRHLPWLASERLPLLLNDAARGADVYGPPGADWDGPDVATDTDIATSATLARMVGVAAAEAGAAYPGVTVARVTGEFTERSTLVAREDGVLRHGAHAHVELRVHVTARRGGATARVMRVAGAEVRDPGTLATSVGDEVIRAAARAAADAAVRDLDAVDPPAGELPVVLAAGGPGALLHEVCGHGLEADVALQPGAAYGGVLGELLAPSGLTLVDSPRAPAGAGLYRFDDEGEPAASVALLEGGVLRSYLHDRRTAAAAGTRPHGHGRRLSYAYPALPRMSCTYVVPGALAPEEIIAATPFGLYVESIVSGETDMSSGRFSVRVTSGRLIENGRLTAPIREATLSGTGLGVLRDIDLIGDDLRFMPYGYQCNKLGQFPVTVSVGQPTLRVAAMGVSGP from the coding sequence ATGAGCACGCCGCTCGTCGACGGGGACGCCGCGGTGCGGCTCGCGGCCACCGCGGGGACCGGACGCAGAGCGGAGGTGTTCGCCGAGTCCTGGGTGCTGTCGCGGGTCGTGGCCGAACAGGACGGCCTGCGGCTCGGACAGCGCCGCAGGGAGGGAATGGGGTTGTCCCTCGTCACCGAGCGGGGGGTGCACCACAGGCACCTGCCGTGGCTGGCGAGCGAACGGCTGCCGTTGCTGCTGAACGACGCCGCGCGCGGCGCCGACGTGTACGGCCCGCCAGGCGCCGACTGGGACGGCCCCGACGTGGCCACCGACACCGACATCGCGACCTCCGCCACGCTGGCCCGCATGGTGGGGGTCGCCGCGGCCGAGGCCGGCGCGGCGTACCCGGGGGTGACGGTCGCGCGGGTCACCGGTGAGTTCACCGAGCGGTCCACGCTGGTCGCCAGGGAGGACGGTGTGCTGCGCCACGGCGCGCACGCGCATGTGGAGCTGCGGGTCCACGTCACCGCCAGGCGCGGCGGTGCGACCGCGCGGGTGATGCGTGTCGCGGGGGCCGAGGTGCGCGACCCGGGGACCCTCGCCACGTCGGTCGGCGACGAGGTGATCCGGGCCGCGGCGCGCGCGGCGGCCGACGCGGCGGTGCGCGACCTGGACGCCGTCGATCCCCCCGCGGGTGAACTGCCGGTGGTGCTCGCGGCCGGCGGGCCCGGCGCGTTGCTGCACGAGGTGTGCGGCCACGGGCTGGAGGCCGACGTCGCGCTGCAGCCAGGCGCGGCGTACGGAGGGGTGCTCGGGGAACTGCTCGCGCCTTCGGGGCTGACGCTCGTCGACTCGCCGCGCGCGCCGGCCGGCGCCGGGCTGTACCGCTTCGACGACGAAGGGGAACCCGCCGCGTCGGTGGCCCTGCTCGAAGGCGGTGTGCTGCGCTCCTACCTGCACGACCGGCGCACGGCCGCCGCGGCGGGGACGCGGCCCCATGGCCACGGCAGGCGCCTCAGCTACGCCTACCCCGCGCTGCCGCGCATGAGCTGCACGTACGTCGTCCCCGGCGCGCTGGCACCCGAGGAGATCATCGCGGCGACCCCCTTCGGGCTGTACGTCGAGTCCATCGTGTCCGGCGAGACCGACATGAGCTCCGGCCGGTTCAGCGTGCGGGTCACCTCGGGCCGTCTCATCGAGAACGGCAGGCTCACCGCGCCGATCCGCGAGGCCACCCTGTCGGGTACGGGTCTCGGTGTGCTGCGCGACATCGACCTGATCGGTGACGACCTGCGTTTCATGCCGTACGGCTATCAGTGCAACAAGCTCGGCCAGTTCCCCGTCACCGTCTCGGTCGGCCAGCCGACGCTGCGGGTGGCCGCGATGGGGGTGAGCGGCCCGTGA